The following are from one region of the Rosistilla carotiformis genome:
- a CDS encoding DUF1501 domain-containing protein codes for MKRRHFLQSTAAAAAATPLLASQTNAMPMGKAEHCVMIWLGGGMAQIDTFDPKAMGDAKAKKAGSYYKAIDTAVPGVQVCEHLSGTARMMDRVTALRTVHHDVVDEHAAATNRMHTGRPTTGTVQYPSIGSIIADQRGAAGEGVPAYMLIGYPNLTRGPGFLGQKAGFVYLTDIKSGPAGLARPAEITDGRQARREQLLSAVRTAGRKRFAGDKLYADYDSAVAESLRLSGPDFMKSFDLSNEPDDLRNQYGDGFGQRLLMTRRLFQSGVRFIEVSHNMNFRNGTGWDTHNDGQLNQHVLIQELDRSMSALMADLEAHKMLDKTLIVINSEFGRPAQFDSGGGRGHYSKNFSMVLAGGGLRHQGAYGVSDELAMNAVENPISVPDAFATIMATMGIDTSINLYDGDRPVPITDGGVPIASLF; via the coding sequence ATGAAACGACGACACTTTTTGCAATCGACCGCCGCTGCTGCAGCTGCCACTCCACTGCTCGCTTCGCAAACCAACGCGATGCCGATGGGCAAAGCGGAACATTGCGTGATGATCTGGCTCGGCGGCGGCATGGCTCAGATCGACACCTTCGATCCCAAAGCGATGGGAGACGCGAAGGCGAAGAAGGCGGGCAGCTACTACAAAGCGATCGACACCGCTGTCCCGGGCGTCCAGGTTTGCGAGCACCTGTCGGGAACCGCACGGATGATGGACCGCGTGACCGCGCTGCGAACGGTTCACCACGACGTCGTCGATGAACACGCGGCGGCGACCAACCGGATGCACACCGGCCGGCCGACGACCGGCACCGTCCAATACCCATCGATCGGTTCGATCATCGCCGACCAACGCGGCGCCGCCGGCGAAGGCGTTCCCGCCTACATGCTGATCGGATATCCCAACCTCACCCGCGGCCCGGGCTTCCTGGGCCAGAAGGCTGGCTTTGTCTACCTGACCGATATCAAATCGGGTCCGGCCGGACTGGCTCGTCCAGCGGAGATCACCGACGGTCGACAAGCTCGCCGCGAACAACTCCTCTCCGCCGTCCGAACCGCGGGCCGCAAGCGGTTTGCCGGCGACAAGCTGTACGCCGATTACGATTCGGCGGTTGCGGAGAGCCTGCGTTTGAGCGGCCCCGACTTTATGAAGTCGTTCGATCTGAGCAACGAACCGGACGACTTGCGGAACCAATATGGCGACGGCTTCGGCCAGCGTCTGCTGATGACGCGGCGGTTGTTCCAATCGGGCGTCCGTTTCATCGAAGTCTCCCACAACATGAACTTCCGCAACGGAACCGGCTGGGACACGCACAACGACGGCCAATTGAACCAGCACGTGTTGATCCAAGAGCTAGACCGGTCGATGTCGGCGCTGATGGCTGACCTCGAAGCCCACAAGATGCTCGACAAGACGCTGATCGTGATCAACAGCGAATTCGGTCGCCCGGCTCAGTTCGATTCCGGCGGCGGCCGCGGTCACTACAGCAAGAACTTCTCGATGGTCCTGGCCGGCGGCGGCTTGCGACACCAAGGAGCCTACGGAGTCAGCGACGAACTGGCGATGAACGCTGTCGAAAACCCGATCTCCGTTCCCGATGCCTTTGCCACGATCATGGCGACGATGGGAATCGACACCAGCATCAATCTATACGATGGCGATCGCCCCGTTCCGATCACCGACGGCGGTGTACCGATCGCGAGCTTGTTCTAG
- the recQ gene encoding DNA helicase RecQ produces METQEPEEFSIESQLLAALERSWGYDAFRPLQREAMQCVMQHRDSVVVLPTGGGKSLCFQAPATCLDGMGVVVSPLISLMKDQVDALRSCGISAAYINSTLSADERREIADQIQAGELKLLYVAPERLVDARMIEFLKSAKVSMVAIDEAHCISAWGHDFRPEFRQLRFLKEAFPGVGVHAYTATASQQVREDIAQQLQLESPQMLVGGFDRPNLVYRVLAANNRFGQVCEVIQRHAGESGIVYCISRKEVDRTTENLVRLGFKAAPYHAGLSDTQRAQNQEAFLSEQVDVIVATVAFGMGIDKSNVRYVVHAGMPKSLEHYQQESGRAGRDGLEAECVLIYSGGDLVTWKRIMRGGDPSVFDSAVASLEAMNHFCASVSCRHRSIVRYFGQDLEAEKCGACDVCLDEIDLVDDATTIGQKILSNVLRTEERFGADYNAKCLVGSQEQRIVQMGHDKLSTYGLLSSETVNTVRGWIEQLVEQGFLLRSGEYNTISVTPSGRQLLRREVEPRLLRPANKEAQPKAASAESWEGVDRGLFEHLRQLRGKIAAEKKVPAYVVFGDVTLRDMARIRPSDVPRLMTVSGVGEKKQQDFGEFFLAEIASYCAQHDLQQDAAVATRAVKPVAKKPKALAASSLAAMDLFRNGMSLDDAVVELKRARSTVAGYLNDYLKHERVTDPTPWVETEVIQQIEAVLAETGLERLRPIFDALDGKVDYDSIRIVASCWSNRQGEAG; encoded by the coding sequence ATGGAAACCCAAGAACCTGAAGAATTTTCGATCGAATCGCAACTGCTCGCCGCCCTGGAGAGAAGCTGGGGGTACGATGCCTTTCGCCCGCTGCAGCGCGAGGCGATGCAGTGCGTGATGCAGCATCGCGACAGCGTCGTTGTGCTGCCGACTGGTGGCGGGAAATCGCTCTGCTTCCAAGCCCCGGCGACCTGTCTCGACGGGATGGGCGTGGTCGTGTCGCCGTTGATCTCGTTGATGAAAGACCAAGTCGATGCGCTCCGCAGTTGCGGTATTTCGGCGGCGTATATCAACAGCACGCTCTCGGCTGACGAGCGTCGCGAGATCGCCGACCAGATCCAGGCGGGAGAGCTGAAACTGCTGTACGTCGCCCCCGAGCGACTTGTCGACGCGCGGATGATCGAGTTCCTGAAGTCTGCCAAGGTTTCGATGGTGGCGATCGACGAAGCCCACTGTATCAGCGCGTGGGGGCACGACTTCCGGCCCGAGTTCCGGCAGTTGCGGTTCCTTAAAGAGGCCTTCCCCGGCGTTGGCGTGCACGCCTACACGGCGACCGCGTCGCAGCAGGTTCGCGAGGACATCGCCCAGCAGTTGCAATTGGAATCGCCGCAGATGCTGGTCGGCGGTTTCGATCGTCCAAATCTGGTTTATCGCGTTTTGGCGGCGAACAATCGGTTCGGGCAGGTCTGCGAAGTCATCCAGCGGCACGCCGGTGAATCGGGAATCGTCTACTGTATCAGCCGCAAGGAGGTCGATCGGACGACGGAGAATCTGGTCCGGTTGGGCTTCAAGGCCGCTCCCTATCACGCCGGATTGAGTGATACTCAGCGGGCGCAGAACCAGGAAGCGTTCCTCAGCGAGCAGGTCGATGTGATCGTGGCAACCGTTGCCTTTGGGATGGGGATCGATAAATCGAACGTCCGGTACGTGGTCCACGCTGGGATGCCGAAGTCGTTGGAGCACTATCAACAGGAGAGCGGGCGTGCCGGACGCGATGGCCTGGAGGCCGAATGCGTGCTGATCTACAGCGGCGGCGATCTGGTGACGTGGAAACGGATCATGCGCGGCGGCGATCCGTCGGTCTTCGATTCCGCGGTTGCGTCGCTCGAAGCGATGAACCACTTCTGCGCGTCGGTCTCCTGCCGCCATCGATCGATCGTCCGCTACTTTGGCCAAGATCTCGAGGCGGAGAAATGCGGAGCCTGTGACGTCTGTCTGGACGAGATCGATTTGGTCGACGATGCGACGACGATCGGTCAAAAGATCTTGTCGAATGTGTTGCGGACCGAGGAGCGGTTCGGAGCCGACTACAACGCCAAGTGCCTGGTCGGATCGCAGGAGCAGCGGATCGTGCAGATGGGGCACGACAAACTTTCGACCTATGGGCTGCTCTCCAGCGAGACCGTCAACACGGTCCGCGGTTGGATCGAACAACTGGTGGAGCAAGGTTTCTTGTTGCGTAGCGGCGAATACAACACGATCAGCGTGACGCCAAGCGGTCGCCAGTTGTTGCGCCGCGAGGTGGAGCCACGGTTGTTACGCCCCGCCAATAAAGAGGCTCAGCCCAAGGCGGCGTCGGCCGAATCGTGGGAGGGTGTCGATCGCGGGCTGTTCGAACACTTGCGTCAGTTGCGCGGGAAGATCGCCGCGGAGAAGAAGGTGCCGGCTTATGTCGTCTTCGGCGACGTGACGCTTCGCGACATGGCTCGCATCCGTCCGTCGGACGTTCCTCGCTTGATGACGGTCTCGGGAGTCGGCGAGAAGAAGCAGCAGGACTTTGGCGAGTTCTTCCTCGCGGAAATCGCCAGCTACTGCGCCCAGCATGATCTGCAGCAAGATGCCGCCGTGGCGACGCGAGCGGTCAAACCGGTCGCTAAGAAACCGAAGGCGTTGGCTGCGTCGAGCCTTGCCGCGATGGATCTGTTCCGCAACGGAATGTCGTTGGACGATGCGGTTGTCGAACTGAAGCGAGCCCGGTCGACAGTAGCCGGTTATTTGAACGACTACCTGAAGCACGAACGCGTCACCGACCCAACTCCGTGGGTCGAGACCGAGGTGATCCAGCAGATCGAAGCCGTGCTTGCCGAAACGGGGCTCGAGCGGCTGCGGCCGATCTTCGACGCCCTCGACGGTAAGGTCGATTACGATTCGATTCGGATCGTCGCCAGTTGCTGGAGCAACCGGCAAGGCGAAGCGGGATGA
- a CDS encoding DUF1559 domain-containing protein: protein MHRRNGFTLVELLVVIAIIGILVGLLLPAVQAAREAARRMQCSNNMKQLGLALHNYVDTYQKFPASARGYGGCVGNAVNGEIKNAHGLVALLPYIELQNVYDQFNHDEAFSVNPGSYQRATGTVVGDPITNGNAALAELELDVFLCPSDPNPAKGRLVGGAYGPGGSFSGAATNYDFIVKCGTEFGTCNSYATTASNEKRMFGGDVNTRMAEATDGLTNTFMMGETTKYHSNGAAFAWSYRAWVMTGIDPYYTTANGGINVWHQPWVAPTWQNPPYIPQRGRPRSWWVPAASLHPGGCHFVMGDASVQFINETIDKPTLLNLTVMADGQVVTLP from the coding sequence ATGCATCGCAGAAACGGATTTACGTTGGTTGAATTATTGGTCGTGATTGCGATCATTGGCATCTTGGTTGGCCTGTTGTTGCCAGCCGTTCAAGCCGCCCGCGAAGCAGCGCGGCGGATGCAGTGCAGCAACAACATGAAGCAGCTTGGCTTGGCTCTGCATAACTACGTCGACACTTACCAAAAGTTCCCCGCTTCGGCCCGCGGGTATGGTGGATGTGTTGGAAACGCGGTGAACGGTGAAATCAAGAATGCACACGGCCTCGTCGCACTGCTTCCTTACATCGAACTGCAAAACGTCTACGACCAGTTCAATCACGATGAAGCCTTTTCGGTAAACCCAGGCAGCTACCAACGGGCAACCGGCACCGTGGTCGGCGATCCGATCACCAACGGCAACGCAGCACTCGCCGAATTGGAACTCGATGTCTTCCTGTGTCCGTCCGACCCGAACCCAGCCAAGGGACGACTGGTAGGCGGTGCCTACGGTCCCGGCGGCAGCTTCTCGGGCGCCGCAACCAATTACGACTTTATCGTTAAGTGCGGTACTGAATTCGGCACATGCAACAGTTACGCAACTACGGCTAGCAATGAAAAACGGATGTTTGGTGGCGACGTGAACACTCGGATGGCCGAAGCAACCGACGGACTTACCAACACGTTCATGATGGGTGAAACCACCAAGTACCACTCCAACGGCGCTGCCTTTGCCTGGTCGTACCGCGCTTGGGTGATGACCGGCATCGATCCCTATTACACGACCGCCAATGGTGGAATCAACGTCTGGCACCAACCGTGGGTCGCACCGACTTGGCAAAACCCACCCTACATTCCGCAACGCGGCCGACCTCGCAGCTGGTGGGTACCAGCAGCCAGCTTGCACCCGGGCGGATGTCACTTCGTGATGGGCGATGCTTCGGTCCAATTCATCAACGAAACGATCGACAAGCCGACCCTATTGAACTTGACCGTCATGGCCGACGGACAAGTCGTTACATTACCGTAA
- a CDS encoding DUF1559 domain-containing protein, with the protein MFVKRRAFTLVELLVVIAIIGILVGLLLPAVQAAREAARRMQCSNNMKQLGLALHNYVDTYQKFPASARGFGGCAGNAVNGEIKNANGLVALLPYIELQNVYDQFNHDEAYAICSSGQRATGTLVGDPVANGNAALAELELDVFVCPSDSNPVKGRLVGGHYGPGPGLSGAATNYDFIVTCGTEYSTCNSYATTSSATKRMFGGDVNTRMAEVTDGLSNTFMVGETTKYHVNGAAFAWSYRGHVMTGIDPHYTATNGGINVWHQPWVHPTWQNPPYIPIRSRARSWWVASASLHPGGCHFVMGDASVQFINETIDKPTLLNLTVMADGQVVKLP; encoded by the coding sequence ATGTTTGTCAAAAGAAGAGCGTTCACCCTTGTAGAACTACTTGTTGTGATCGCGATCATTGGGATCTTGGTGGGACTGCTGCTGCCGGCAGTGCAAGCCGCTCGCGAAGCAGCGCGGCGAATGCAGTGCAGCAACAACATGAAGCAGCTTGGATTGGCCCTGCACAATTATGTAGACACCTACCAAAAGTTCCCCGCCTCAGCCCGAGGCTTTGGTGGATGTGCTGGAAACGCAGTCAACGGGGAGATTAAGAACGCCAACGGCCTTGTCGCCTTGCTCCCCTACATCGAATTGCAAAACGTCTACGATCAATTTAACCACGATGAGGCGTACGCGATTTGTAGTTCCGGCCAAAGAGCGACCGGCACGCTGGTTGGTGACCCGGTGGCAAACGGGAATGCGGCGCTTGCGGAACTCGAATTGGACGTTTTCGTGTGCCCTTCGGACAGCAATCCCGTTAAAGGACGCCTCGTGGGCGGACATTATGGGCCAGGCCCAGGATTGTCGGGAGCAGCAACCAACTACGACTTCATCGTCACCTGCGGCACGGAATACAGCACCTGCAACAGCTATGCGACGACCAGCAGCGCCACGAAGCGAATGTTTGGTGGCGACGTTAACACACGCATGGCCGAGGTAACCGACGGACTTAGCAACACCTTCATGGTCGGCGAGACGACCAAATACCATGTCAATGGAGCTGCTTTTGCGTGGTCTTATCGCGGACATGTGATGACAGGCATCGACCCTCATTACACAGCAACGAACGGTGGCATCAACGTCTGGCATCAACCCTGGGTCCATCCGACATGGCAGAACCCACCTTATATCCCCATCCGTAGCCGCGCCCGCAGTTGGTGGGTTGCGTCGGCCAGCCTGCATCCCGGCGGATGCCACTTTGTCATGGGTGACGCTTCGGTCCAGTTCATTAACGAAACGATCGACAAGCCGACCCTGCTGAACCTGACCGTCATGGCCGACGGACAAGTCGTCAAGCTCCCATAA
- the ypfJ gene encoding KPN_02809 family neutral zinc metallopeptidase, whose translation MRWRGRRESENIEDRRAMGAGPAVAGGGGLMILVMVVLGLMMGKDPQQLIQQVQQQQAQQQAGAPQNMPVEDSEAERELKQFVSVVLADTEDVWNKLFTEQIGKRYPEPKLVLFRDQVSSACGTASSATGPFYCPGDDQVYLDMSFFEQLQNQFGAKGDFAMAYVIAHEVAHHVQNMLGISDQVHRSQQGVDKVAANRLSVRLELQADFLAGVWAHHGQKMKSFLDSGDVEEAMRCAQAIGDDRLQQQMQGRVVPDAFTHGTSRQRAYWFRKGLETGQIEVANELFELPYDQI comes from the coding sequence ATGCGTTGGCGTGGAAGACGAGAGAGCGAAAATATTGAAGATCGGCGAGCGATGGGGGCGGGACCCGCGGTTGCCGGTGGGGGCGGGCTGATGATTTTGGTCATGGTCGTGCTCGGTTTGATGATGGGGAAAGACCCGCAGCAATTGATCCAACAGGTGCAACAGCAGCAAGCCCAGCAACAGGCCGGTGCGCCACAAAACATGCCGGTCGAAGATAGCGAAGCCGAACGCGAGCTGAAGCAGTTTGTCTCGGTGGTGTTGGCCGACACCGAAGATGTCTGGAACAAGTTGTTCACCGAGCAGATCGGGAAACGGTATCCCGAGCCGAAGTTGGTCCTGTTCCGCGATCAGGTCTCGTCGGCTTGTGGGACGGCCAGCAGCGCGACGGGGCCGTTTTATTGCCCCGGCGACGATCAGGTTTATTTGGACATGTCGTTCTTCGAACAGCTGCAGAATCAATTTGGAGCCAAAGGGGACTTCGCGATGGCTTACGTGATCGCTCACGAAGTTGCGCATCACGTGCAAAATATGCTGGGGATCTCCGACCAAGTTCATCGCAGTCAGCAGGGTGTCGATAAGGTGGCGGCAAATCGTTTGAGCGTGCGGTTGGAATTGCAGGCCGATTTTTTAGCTGGCGTCTGGGCGCACCACGGCCAAAAGATGAAGTCCTTCTTGGACTCTGGCGATGTCGAAGAGGCGATGCGATGTGCTCAAGCGATCGGCGACGATCGCTTGCAGCAACAGATGCAAGGACGCGTCGTTCCCGATGCCTTTACGCACGGAACCAGCAGGCAGCGAGCCTACTGGTTCCGCAAAGGATTAGAGACCGGGCAGATCGAAGTTGCCAACGAGCTGTTCGAGTTGCCATACGACCAGATCTAG
- the asnB gene encoding asparagine synthase (glutamine-hydrolyzing) gives MCGITGGLWTHPQHSISADVLHRMTEAIRHRGPDDSGTHVEAMRTDPSGPVPGVALGFRRLSIIDLAGGHQPMSNEDGSIWMVFNGEIYNFGDLRRRLEGAGHRFGSSSDGESILHLYEDLGVECFSHLNGMFAVAIWDRNRRRIVLARDRLGQKPLHYTVQDDRLLFASELKSLMEVPGLRREIDPSAIDEFLTYQYVPHPNTIYRDIHKLPPGHFAVFEDEQLSVKRYWDIDLAKETPMTQGEASEQLRELLSDSVRLRLQADVPLGAFLSGGIDSSLIVALAQQQRDDPIRTFSIGFPLKDFDETHYAKQVADHLGTQHTRFEVQPNAVDVIDKLVWHYDEPFGDSSAIPTWYLSELTRREVTVALSGDGGDELFAGYDRYRALWISRQIDRMLPMRGMLGAKWIQRLPDSTRQRSLIRRGKRFCDAISQPPARRFMNWLQIFPEALRGEIYNEDFVQQLPGDDPFEFFHMAWKQSGNRDDVTKASLADLMTYLPCDLCTKVDIASMAHGLEVRQPMLDYRVVELAARMPVKWKFRGKRGKLILDDTFGSMIPKNIWTRKKMGFGIPIAAWFKNEWRPMLHDMLLAPDAKHQQFFRPEVVAKMVHDHETGAVNHGYRLWNLLILEKWLRRWT, from the coding sequence ATGTGCGGCATCACCGGCGGACTTTGGACTCACCCGCAACACTCGATCTCCGCCGACGTCCTGCATCGGATGACCGAGGCGATCCGCCACCGCGGCCCCGACGACAGCGGAACCCATGTCGAAGCGATGCGGACTGATCCGTCGGGCCCCGTCCCCGGCGTGGCCCTTGGTTTCCGGCGATTGAGCATCATCGATCTGGCGGGCGGCCACCAACCGATGAGCAACGAAGACGGTTCGATCTGGATGGTCTTCAACGGCGAGATCTACAATTTTGGCGACCTCCGACGACGCCTTGAAGGAGCCGGCCATCGTTTTGGTTCCTCCAGCGATGGCGAATCGATCCTGCACCTCTACGAAGACTTGGGCGTCGAGTGTTTCTCGCATCTGAATGGGATGTTTGCCGTCGCGATCTGGGACCGCAACCGACGCCGGATCGTGCTGGCGCGCGATCGCTTGGGCCAGAAACCGCTGCACTACACAGTGCAAGACGATCGGCTGCTGTTTGCCAGCGAACTGAAGTCGCTGATGGAGGTGCCGGGGCTGCGTCGGGAGATCGATCCGTCGGCGATCGATGAGTTCCTAACCTACCAATACGTCCCTCATCCGAATACGATTTATCGCGATATTCACAAGCTGCCTCCGGGACACTTTGCGGTCTTCGAAGACGAACAGTTGAGCGTCAAACGATACTGGGATATCGATCTCGCCAAAGAGACTCCGATGACGCAGGGGGAGGCGTCCGAGCAACTGCGGGAACTGCTCTCCGATTCGGTGCGGCTGCGACTGCAAGCCGACGTTCCGCTGGGCGCGTTCCTCTCCGGCGGGATCGATTCGTCGCTGATCGTCGCTCTGGCTCAACAGCAGCGCGACGATCCGATCCGCACCTTCAGCATCGGTTTTCCACTGAAGGATTTCGACGAGACTCACTACGCCAAACAAGTCGCCGACCATCTGGGAACCCAGCACACACGGTTCGAAGTCCAGCCGAACGCGGTCGATGTGATCGACAAATTAGTCTGGCACTACGACGAACCGTTTGGCGATTCGAGCGCCATTCCAACCTGGTACCTGTCGGAACTGACCCGCCGCGAAGTGACCGTGGCCCTCTCGGGCGATGGCGGCGACGAACTGTTCGCCGGCTACGATCGTTACCGAGCGTTGTGGATCAGTCGCCAGATAGATCGGATGTTGCCGATGCGTGGAATGCTGGGAGCCAAGTGGATCCAGCGGCTCCCCGATTCGACGCGGCAGCGCTCCCTGATCCGCCGCGGCAAGCGGTTCTGCGACGCGATCAGCCAACCGCCGGCGCGGCGCTTCATGAATTGGCTGCAGATCTTCCCCGAAGCACTGCGGGGCGAGATCTACAACGAGGACTTCGTTCAGCAGTTGCCGGGAGACGATCCGTTCGAGTTCTTCCACATGGCCTGGAAACAGTCGGGGAATCGGGACGACGTCACCAAAGCATCGCTAGCCGACCTGATGACCTACCTACCGTGCGACCTGTGCACGAAAGTCGACATCGCGTCGATGGCTCACGGACTGGAGGTCCGCCAACCGATGCTCGACTACCGCGTCGTGGAACTCGCCGCGCGGATGCCGGTGAAATGGAAGTTCCGCGGCAAACGCGGCAAACTGATCCTGGACGACACCTTCGGATCGATGATCCCCAAAAACATCTGGACTCGCAAAAAGATGGGCTTCGGCATCCCGATCGCTGCTTGGTTCAAGAACGAATGGCGGCCGATGCTGCACGACATGCTGCTGGCTCCCGACGCCAAGCATCAACAGTTCTTCCGCCCCGAAGTCGTCGCCAAGATGGTCCACGATCACGAGACCGGCGCAGTGAATCACGGCTACCGATTGTGGAACCTGCTGATCCTCGAAAAATGGCTCCGCCGCTGGACGTAA
- a CDS encoding Hpt domain-containing protein, producing the protein MSELPKDDKPWIDRLGECTGNHHESMVAVAEGLVMELPDVSQRLRVAIAGGTPKEIERYGHTLKSCLKYVSSGDEVALAEEIERCGRESRVSDAVALYDQLQPTVQAWQDRVQQWLDRQ; encoded by the coding sequence ATGAGCGAATTACCAAAAGACGACAAGCCGTGGATCGATCGCCTGGGGGAATGCACGGGGAATCACCACGAATCGATGGTTGCCGTTGCCGAAGGCTTGGTGATGGAGCTGCCCGACGTTTCGCAGCGGTTGCGAGTGGCGATCGCTGGCGGCACGCCGAAAGAGATCGAACGCTACGGGCATACGCTGAAGTCGTGTCTTAAATATGTCTCCAGCGGAGACGAAGTCGCTCTGGCCGAAGAGATCGAACGTTGTGGCCGCGAGTCGCGCGTCTCCGACGCCGTCGCGTTGTACGATCAACTGCAACCGACCGTTCAAGCCTGGCAGGACCGAGTGCAACAATGGCTCGACCGGCAGTAA
- a CDS encoding DUF1552 domain-containing protein, whose product MRSVLRRRTMLRGGAVSMALPMLQSMSGGAAAAAPGGSGKGDVRRMLAICAPLGIHTPYLFPSQSGTDYEVTPYLEPLQPLRDKFTVISGLHHPDVDGGHSAEKSFLTGAAHPGQPSFQNTISVDQFAAEQIGHQTRFASLALSAGRSSLSYTRSGVQIPAQSRPSQLFAKLFLAGTPAEQADQIRRIEDGQSIMDLVRDQTRGVARRVGRQDNQTLDQYLTSVRELEQRLVSAAQWATQPKPVVDRKPPTDITDRADFTGSMGLMFEMIFLAIQTDSTRLITLIGAGGNEVVSLKGVDDGWHNLSHHGRNPEKIEMLAIIEREEMRLFGELLSKLEAVREGEHSLLDQTAILMGSNLGNASSHNNTNLPIIAAGGHFRQGQHLRFEAEKSPPLGNLMVSYLQHLGLAVDQFSSGVGTLTGLQPS is encoded by the coding sequence ATGAGATCTGTTTTGCGACGACGAACGATGTTGCGCGGCGGTGCGGTTTCGATGGCGCTGCCGATGCTGCAATCGATGTCCGGCGGCGCTGCTGCCGCTGCGCCGGGGGGATCTGGGAAAGGGGATGTTCGCCGGATGTTGGCGATCTGCGCTCCGCTGGGAATCCACACGCCCTACCTGTTCCCCAGCCAATCGGGAACCGATTACGAAGTCACGCCCTATCTGGAACCGCTGCAGCCGCTGCGGGACAAGTTCACGGTGATCTCGGGGCTGCACCATCCCGATGTCGACGGAGGGCATAGCGCGGAGAAGAGCTTTCTGACCGGAGCGGCGCATCCCGGTCAGCCGAGTTTCCAGAACACGATTTCGGTCGACCAGTTCGCCGCCGAACAGATCGGTCATCAAACGCGGTTTGCTTCGCTGGCCCTTTCGGCCGGGCGATCGAGTCTTTCATACACGCGATCGGGCGTTCAGATCCCGGCTCAATCGCGTCCGTCGCAGTTGTTTGCCAAGCTGTTTTTGGCGGGGACGCCGGCGGAGCAAGCCGATCAGATCCGGCGGATCGAAGATGGGCAGAGCATCATGGATTTGGTCCGCGATCAGACGCGCGGCGTCGCTCGCCGCGTGGGACGTCAGGACAATCAAACGCTAGATCAGTATCTGACGAGTGTTCGCGAGCTGGAGCAGCGGTTGGTCAGCGCGGCGCAGTGGGCGACGCAGCCAAAGCCAGTCGTCGATCGCAAGCCACCGACCGACATCACCGATCGGGCCGATTTCACGGGGAGCATGGGACTGATGTTCGAGATGATCTTTCTGGCGATTCAAACCGATTCGACGCGCTTGATCACTTTGATCGGTGCCGGTGGCAATGAGGTGGTGTCGCTGAAAGGGGTCGACGACGGCTGGCACAACTTGAGCCATCACGGGCGGAATCCGGAAAAGATCGAGATGCTGGCGATCATCGAACGCGAGGAGATGCGGTTGTTTGGTGAGCTGTTGAGCAAGCTGGAAGCGGTTCGCGAGGGTGAGCACAGTTTGTTGGATCAGACAGCCATTTTGATGGGCTCCAATTTGGGGAACGCTTCGAGCCACAACAACACGAATCTGCCGATCATCGCCGCCGGAGGCCACTTCCGGCAGGGGCAGCATCTGCGGTTTGAAGCCGAGAAATCGCCACCGCTTGGAAATTTAATGGTCAGTTATCTGCAGCACTTGGGGCTGGCGGTCGATCAGTTCTCTAGCGGCGTCGGTACGTTGACCGGTTTGCAGCCGAGTTAG